The DNA window ATTACGCCGCCTCGCTGGCCAACGTGAACGCCTTCTACCCGCAGCGGCTCAAGGGGGCCGCGCTGGCGATCAACGCCGGTGTTGGCAACCTCGGGGTGGCGGTGATCCAGCTGGTCGGGCTGCTGGTGCTGGCCACCGCCGGGCACGAGGCGCCCTACTGGGTGTGCGCGGTATACCTGGTGTTGCTGGCCGTCGTGGGCATCGCGGCCGCGTTGTTCATGGACGACGTCCACCACGGCACCGAGCTGAACACCATGCGCGCCATCCTGTTCGAACGGGACACCTACGTGATCTCGCTGCTGTACATCTGCACCTTCGGCTCGTGGATCGGGTTCTCGTTCGCGTTCGGGCAGGTGATGCAGGTGAACTTCCTGGCCAACGGGGAGAGCGCCAAGCACGCGGCGCTGCACGCCGCGCAGGTCGCCTTTCTGGGCCCGCTGTTGGGCTCCTTGGCCCGCATCTACGGCGGGCGGTTGGCCGACCGCATCGGCGGCAGCCGCGTCACGCTGGCGGTCCTGGCGGGCATGACCCTGGCGGCCGGTCTGCTGGTCACCATCAGCACCGTCGACGATCAGAACACCGGCACGCACTCCACCAGCATGATCGGCTTCGTCTGCGGCTTCATGGTGCTGTTCATCCTGTCCGGCATGGGCAACGGATCGGTGTTCAAGCTGATCCCCTCGGTCTATGAGGCACGCAGTCGCTCGCTGGACATGAGCG is part of the Mycobacterium mantenii genome and encodes:
- a CDS encoding nitrate/nitrite transporter, whose translation is MGRNHRIADWNPEDTAAWEAGNKKIARRNLLCTIAGDHVAFSIWTLWPVMALFMPGPVYGFSASDKLLLGAVATLVGGCARIPYTLGIAAFGGRNWTTFSAFVLLIPTVGTIVLLANPGLPLWPFIVCAALTGLGGGNYAASLANVNAFYPQRLKGAALAINAGVGNLGVAVIQLVGLLVLATAGHEAPYWVCAVYLVLLAVVGIAAALFMDDVHHGTELNTMRAILFERDTYVISLLYICTFGSWIGFSFAFGQVMQVNFLANGESAKHAALHAAQVAFLGPLLGSLARIYGGRLADRIGGSRVTLAVLAGMTLAAGLLVTISTVDDQNTGTHSTSMIGFVCGFMVLFILSGMGNGSVFKLIPSVYEARSRSLDMSEDERRHWARAHSGSLIGICSAVGALGGVGINLALRQSYLSTGTETSAYWAFLASYVVAAIMTWIVYVRRPAAAPGLSGSTPETEAARV